A part of Penaeus vannamei isolate JL-2024 chromosome 1, ASM4276789v1, whole genome shotgun sequence genomic DNA contains:
- the LOC138862990 gene encoding probable serine/threonine-protein kinase clkA: protein MAELGNSNSPNQRRGLSRRTREQGSGCKTTTAIREEIDNSNNSNYTCSEKINNNNNYNYSEKINNSNYNYSKELNNINNNYNYSEEINNNSIYNYSDKINNNNYNYNEKSNNNSNYNYSKEMNNINSNYNYSEKIINNSNHNYIEKINNNNNNYNYSEKININSNYNYSEKIINNSNHNYIEKINNNNNNYSEKINNNNNNYSKEINNNNNSNYNYSKEINNNNYNYSKEINNYNYSKEINNYNYSGKINNNNNNSNGI from the exons ATGGCCGAACTTGGCAACTCGAACAGCCCAAACCAGCGAAGAGGACTCTCCAGGCGAACGAGGGAACAAGGCAGTGGCTGTAAAACTACAACTGCaatacg CGAAGAGAttgacaacagtaacaacagcaactacaccTGTAGcgaaaagattaataataacaacaactacaactacagcgaaaagattaacaacagcaactacaactacAGCAAAGAgcttaacaacatcaacaacaactacaactacagcgAAGagattaacaacaacagcatctaCAACTACAGCGAtaagattaataacaacaactacaactacaacgaaaagagtaacaacaacagcaactacaactacAGCAAAGAGATGaacaacattaacagcaactACAACTACAGCGAAAAgattatcaacaacagcaaccacaacTACATCGAAaagattaacaacaataacaacaactacaactacagcgAAAAGATTAACAtcaacagcaactacaactacAGCGAAAAgattatcaacaacagcaaccacaacTACATCGAAaagattaacaacaataacaacaactacagcgaaaagattaacaacaacaacaacaactacagcaaagagattaacaacaataacaacagcaactacaactacagcaaagagattaacaacaacaattacaactacAGCAAAGAgattaacaactacaactacagcaaAGAgattaacaactacaactacagcggaaagattaacaacaacaacaacaacagcaacggcaTTTAA